From a single Nostoc edaphicum CCNP1411 genomic region:
- a CDS encoding thioredoxin family protein gives MSLAVIKFSSEECGICHKMSFYDKKVVEELGLEFIDVKMQDTTAYRKYRKILLTQYPDKSEMGWPTYILCNSPDGEFKIVGEVKGGHPKGEFRSRLQEVLDSTANQN, from the coding sequence ATGAGTTTAGCTGTGATTAAGTTCTCTTCAGAAGAGTGCGGCATCTGCCACAAAATGTCTTTTTATGACAAAAAGGTGGTAGAAGAACTGGGTTTAGAATTTATCGATGTAAAGATGCAAGATACGACTGCTTACCGCAAGTATCGCAAGATTTTATTAACTCAATATCCCGATAAATCAGAAATGGGATGGCCTACTTATATCCTCTGCAATTCTCCAGACGGGGAATTTAAGATTGTTGGTGAGGTAAAAGGAGGTCATCCCAAAGGGGAGTTTAGAAGTCGTCTGCAAGAAGTTCTGGATTCCACAGCTAATCAGAACTAA